In Hirundo rustica isolate bHirRus1 chromosome 2, bHirRus1.pri.v3, whole genome shotgun sequence, one genomic interval encodes:
- the CWC15 gene encoding spliceosome-associated protein CWC15 homolog, which produces MTTAARPTFEPARGGRGKGEGDLSQLSKQYSSRDLPSHTKIKYRQTTQDAPEEVRNRDFRRELEERERVAAREKNRDRPTREHTTSSSVSKKPRLDQIPAANLDADDPLTDEDDEDEDLEDSDDDDTAALLAELEKIKKERAEEQARKEQEQKAEEERIRMENILSGNPLLNLTGPAQPQANFKVKRRWDDDVVFKNCAKGIDETKKDKRFVNDTLRSEFHKKFMEKYIK; this is translated from the exons ATGACGACAGCAGCAAGGCCAACGTTTGAACCTgcaagaggaggaagaggaaaaggtgaAGGAGACTTAAGCCAGCTATCCAAACAATATTCTAGCAGGGATCTTCCTTCTCATACTAAAATCAAATACAG GCAGACCACTCAGGATGCTCCCGAGGAGGTGCGTAACCGTGATTTCagaagggagctggaggagagagaACGAGTTGCAGCAAGAGAAAAGAACAGAGACAGACCAACCAGAG AACATACAACATCATCTTCTGTGTCTAAGAAGCCTCGGCTAGACCAGATTCCTGCGGCAAATCTTGATGCAGATGATCCTCTTACTGAT GAAGATGATGAAGACGAGGACTTGGAAGACAGTGATGATGATGACACTGCAGCTCTTCTGGctgaactggaaaaaatcaaGAAAGAGCGAGCTGAAGAACAAGCTCGAAAG GAACAAGAGcaaaaggctgaagaagaaagaattcgGATGGAGAACATCCTGAGTGGTAACCCACTGCTGAACCTTACtgggccagcacagcctcaggcAAACTTCAAAGTTAAAAGGAG GTGGGATGATGATGTTGTCTTCAAGAACTGTGCCAAGGGGATAGACGaaacaaaaaaggacaaaagatTCGTCAATGATACCCTGCGATCAGAGTTTCACAAAAAGTTCATGGAAAAATATATCAAGTAG